The Candidatus Nitrosopumilus sp. SW genomic sequence TACAGAATATAGTGTTTCAATTAATATAATTCCAATTACAATTCTACCTTTAGATTTTAGTTTTTTTTCTGATAATTCAACAATTTCTTTTGTATCTCCACCAGTACCACCAACAAATATTGCATCTGCTTCTTCAAGTTCTAAAATCTTTTCTTTGGCATTACCAAAAATAACTGAAACATTAGAAAGTTCAAATTTTTGTAAATTCTTTTTTGTCAAATCTACTGCATTTTGATCATAATCAATTGCAAGTATTTTTCCAGTAGACTCAACTTGTAATGCAGCTTCAACAGAAATAGAACCAGAACCACAACCAATATCATATACAATTTGTCCAGGATTTAGCCTAGCTTTGCTAATTTGAACAGCTCTGACTTCTTCTTTAGTGATAGGAACTTTATCAGTTCTTTCAAATTCTTCATCAGGTATTCCAGGAGTTTTATAATTCCACATTAGATTATCGCCTTGAGAATCTATTAGATGTTAATTCCAGTAGAAACAGTTGCAGTATGAACTAGAGTATATGTTACAATCCATGTAAACAAATACAAGAAGATATAGCTACCAATTGCTTGCGTAACAATTTTCTTTCTATCAGATGAGGGTAATTGCATCTTCATTCCTTTTGCTACAATAATTGTCGCAAAGAATACTATAATCATAAATCCAATAGATGCCCATCGTCTTTCTTCACCTTCAATATCTTCAAAGATAAAAGTAGCAGCAGTACCTGCAATTACTGCAAGGGCAACACGTAACCAAAATAATTTATTTAATTTTCTATCTTTCTCACTTTTTTCAACCTCACTTATTGGAGGTTCTTTTGATGCCTCAGGAGTTGATTCAGTTTTTTCTGTTTCAGGAATATCAACTGGCTCTTCTTGAGGAGATTCTTTCTTAGAGTCCTCAGGCTCAGGCGTAGGTTTTGATTTTTTCTTTTTGAATTTGGCCAATTAAATTTCTAGCGTGTCTCAAGCAAACCATGTTTAATATCTTTGGTCAAAAACTAAGCATGTCATAGCAAGGGTATAATTTTAGATGTAAAATATGATAGGCATGACATTATCAGGAATTGAATTACGATATTTAGTTGATAAAATTTCAAAACAAGTTGAGGACTACTATGTCAGCAATATCTATGGAATAACAAAAGATAGCATACTCTTCAAATTACACCATACTGAGAAAAGTGATCTCTTTATGATGATCTCGACTTCAGGAGTTTGGTTAACTGAAGTAAAAATTGATCAAGTTGAACCAAATAAATTACTCAAAAGATTACGTAGTGATCTTCTTAGATTAAAATTAAAAAAAATAGAACAAATTGGTGCTGAAAGAATTGCATATTTTATCTTTGAAGGGTTTGGAAAAGAATTTGTTTTAGTTGGTGAATTTTTTGGAGATGGAAATATTTTACTTTGTAATAATGAGATGAAGATTCTTGCACTACAGCATTCAATTGATGTAAGACATAGAAAACTAAGTGTAGGATTAGAATATACTCAACCGCCACAAAGCGGATTAGATATTTTCAATTTATCTGAAAATGATTTTCAAAGTATTAAAACAACAGAATTGGTTGCTGCAAAATGGTTTGGACGTACTTTGGGGTTACCAAAAAAATATGTAGAGGGTATTTTTGAAATTGCAAAGGTTGATCCAAAAAAAATTGGAAATCTTTTAACTAATGAAGAAATTATGAAAATTTTTGAGACTACAAAGAAAATTGTTTCAGATATTGTTTCAGAAAATCATGATCCCATAATTGTAAGAAATGAAAAAACAGAAGTTCTTCCAATTCAACTTGGAAAAATCGAAGGAGAAATTATCAAAGTAAAAAGCTTCATAGAAGGACTTGATACTGTTTTTACACAAAACATTGTAGAAAGAGGAAAGTCAATTCAAACTAGTGGTTCAGATAAAAAAATAAAAGAACTTCAAACCCAAATTTCTGAGCAAGAAAAGGCAATTCAGACAGTAAAAGATAGGTCAAAAAACATCACAAATGTTGCAAATTCTCTTTTTGAAATGATTTCAAAAGGAATCATATCAATTGAAGATAAAACTGCGCAAGAAATTTTGGCAAATAACAATGCAAAATTGATTACTGAAAAAGGAATTCCATTAATTGTTATTCAAGATGAAAAAATAAAGATAGACACAAAAGCATCTTTACAGTCAATTGCATCTACATTATTTAATGAAGCAAAGAAACAGTCAGGTGCAATTAGTTCGATTGAAAATATCAAAGATAAAACTTTGAAGAAATTAGAAAAACTACAAAACAAAACAGAATCTGAAAAAGATTCGATCCTAGTTTCTGAGATCAGAAAGAAGAATTGGTATGAAAGATACAGATGGTTCTATACTACTGACGGATTTTTAGTAATTGGGGGCAGAGATGCTGCATCAAACTCTGCTGTTGTAAGAAAGCATTTGGATAAAAATGATAAAATTTTTCATGGTGATATTTTTGGTTCTCCGTTTTTTATCATCAAAGATGCACAAAACGTACCAGATACTAGTATGAACGAAGTTGCACATGCAACAGTTTGTTTTAGTCGTGCATGGAGAGAAGGAATGTACGGTGTTAGTGCGTATTGGGTAAATCCCGATCAAGTTAAAAAATCAGCTCCCAGTGGAGAATTTCTTCCAAAAGGATCATTTACAATTGAAGGACAGAGGAATTTCATTAAAAGTGGGAATCTCAAATTAGCTGTTGGAATAATTCCACAAGAAGATGGTTATGCATTAACTTGTGGTCCTCCTGAAACAATCAAGAAAAATTCTATCTGTTATGCAATAATTGAGCCTCAGGGAATTGAAATGGTAGATGCTGCAAAGAAAATTAGAATAGAATTTTCAAAAATTCATGAAGAAATTACTAAAAAAATCAGTATTGATGAATTTGTTCGTGTGATGCCTGCCGGAAAAAGTCAGGTAAAAGATGTTAACAGAGGAGAAGCAGATATTCAAAAATTCATTGATACTGAAGAGGACGACTAGAACCAGTATCAAGTGATAATTTCATTCCATTTTTTATTGAAGAAAATTCTTCATTAGATAAAATTATCAAAGGAATATTTGCTAGTGCACATCCAGTCGCTACTGTAAGATCAGCTTTTTGACAAATCATTGCAAGTGGCGCCGTTCCATTTGATTTTATAGAATAAATTGTGTATGCACCAACACTACTTCCAACACCTGAAGGAAAAACTAGAATTGTGTCTTTAATTGATTTTTTATATAGTTCATGATTTTTGTCACTAATTATTCCAGTTTTTTTATCAACTGTTCCTAAAAAATTAATTGCGTCTTTTGATTTTAGAACTGTACCTTCAACTTTTCCTGAAACTAGAATTTTCATCTTGTCTCATCTTCTATAATTTGTGATAATGATTTTAAATTCACTCCAACACCATTAGAGTTTTTTAAATAAAATGCACCCTTGATGCTATTAGTGGTTACTGCATCGACATTATCTTTGTTAATCAATGGAGTAAGACAAGTACAACAATCTGAAAGAATTTCACATCCTGCTCGTTCTAATTCATTTGTATAGCCAATTTTGTTTGCTTGTTCTTTTACAGTTCTAGGGGTAAATATCATACATCTCTTCTCAAATATTCTTCCCTTTAGTTTTCCGGCAAGTTCTGAAATTTCTTCCAATCCCAATTGAGGACTACCAAGAGTAATGATGTCACCTTTTTCAGATGTGTTTAATTCATCATGAACATTTTGCATTGCTTTTTCATCAAAATCAATTTTTTCAGAGTTTGAATCTCCCTCTCCAAAAATAAATTTGGCACATGTTCCAGAAGTTCCCATTCCTCCACACATTGCCTTACATTGACGATTATCCATTTCGCCTAAACCAGAAACATTTACAGAAATATCTCCAACTTTTCCTGCAAAAAATCCCAACATCCCATATGTTAGTTCATTTGGATTATTGACTTTCATTCTAATTGTTACATTTGGGGAATCTTCTTTTCGTAATGAAGAGTAAGGGCTTTTTCCAGTTAATGCGCTAGCTAAAGCACTAAATGCACTTTCCTTGTTTGTTTTCAAATTATCATAAGAATTTGCATGAATTGCAGCATTACTCTCTGCAAATGCAACTTGGGTTCCATCTTTTGGGATATCAAAAATTTCGTAAGGAATACACGAAAAAGATGGAATAACACCCATTGTTTCATATGAATTTCTAATAGAGAGTTGTTTTGAGATAAAATTCTCATCTAAGCCATAGTTTGATACATTATCAATGTCAAATCCCATTGGATTAAGAGTGGTCTTTACCTTAACTCGAGCATCTTTGCTAATGCTAGAAAGAAATTCTTCACCTGCATCACCTATAGTGTTATAATTTACTCCTGAAAGATGTGCCCATTCAATTGGAACTAGTTTTTCTGCATCTGTTGCCTCACCGGTTGCAACAAGAATTCTGTATGCCATCTGCATGATTTCGCCTTGTTCGCCCTTTAGTGCAGATTCTTCTTCTCTAGTTAGTTCCAATGTGATTGATTTGGATTTACAGTTATAATACTTGTACGTAGTTTTTCATATGAAAATGGAAAAAATTCTAAGCAAAATGATGGATACAATGAATTCTGTAAAGACACCACGAATAACTGCACTACGAGATCTTCATGATGCTGAGACAGGTCCATTTAGTATTTTGATTGGAACCATACTTTCTGCTAGAACAAAAGATGAGAGTACAACGAAGGTAGTTAAGGTGTTATTCTCAAAATACAAAAACCCAAAACAACTTGCAAATGCAAAACTAAAAGATGTTGAAAAAATCATCAAACCAATTGGATTCTATCATGTAAAATCCAAAAGAATTATCGAAGTTGCAAAGATAATTGATTCAAAATACAAGGGTAAAGTACCTGAAGATCTGGATACTTTAGTAGAATTGCCAGGAGTGGGAAGAAAAACTGCAAATTGTGTTTTAGTTTATGCATTTGAAAAACCTGCAATTCCAGTTGATATTCACGTTCATAGAATTTCAAATAGATTAGGATTAGTTGAAACAAAGAATCCTGAAGAGACAGAACAAGAATTAATGAAAAAAGTAGACAAGAAATTTTGGATTGACATTAATGATACTTTTGTTATGTATGGACAAAACATTTGCAAACCAATATCTCCAATGTGTGATGTATGCAAGATTAAGAGAAGCTGCAAGTTTTACAAATCTAAGAACGTTTCTTAGTTAGAAACAACACTCCAACTATAACACCAATTCCTGCTGCAACATAAAATGGAAACAATGCAAATGCATTCTTTGAAGGATCACCTGAAAGAAATTCTAAAAGAAGACTGCCCGAATTAACTGCAGGAGGATCAGTAGAACCTTCCATTCCATGTACAGAGTAAGAAGCAATTGCAAATTCACCAATATTCAAATTGCTAACTACAATTCTTGCTCCATTATTTACAGTGAGTCCGGCTCTATCAGTAAAGGATATGATTGATTTTGCTTGTGGATACCAACCTCTTTCCAAGTCACTATGAACTACAATGTATCCTTCTTTTGGAGTCTGTACTGCAACCCAGAACTTATTATCAGGAATTGAACCCATCCCAACTTCAATAAATTCATCTTCAGAATTTACATCATAGAGTCTAAAGACTGCATTTCCATTAGGATTTGCATAAAGAAGATTGTTATCAATTGTTACTTGCCAGCTGACTGCATGAACATCATCTAGTGGAACAATAGGTGCATCACGTAGTACTCTGTTAAATTCTTCAGCAGGAATCTCTATTGAATCAATGATTAATGATGGATTTACTTCCTGAGCAAATGCAGGAGTAATGAAAAATCCAGAAAGTAAAATTATTGTAAATAGGTATCTCATTGAGCTATTCCAAGATTGATTGAATAAATATCTAATCAACAAAAGGTTTTGGGTGATTCAAGATTACTTGTGCAACTTCTGGTCTTAGAATAAATTCAGATGGTGCTTGTCCATTTTGAATCATCTCTCTTAATGCAGTTCCACTGATTTGCTCTTTGTCATCATTATCATGTGGACATGCTTTTGGAGTTGTGTATGTAAGACATTTTCTACAATAGAAGAACGGTGGGAAGAATACTGGAGCAATATCTAATTCAGGATAATCTGAAAATATCTCTTGTGCTGCAAATGGTTCATAGAACTTTCCAACACCTGCATGATCTCTACCGATAATTATGTGAGTACAACCATAGTTTTGTCTCATAATTGCATGATGAATTGCTTCTTTTGGTCCAGCGTATTTCATCTCAGTATGCAAAGTTCCAAGACGACATCTATTTTCTGGATAGTATTTTTCAATCATGGTTTCATAACATTTTACAATAACTTCATCAACAAAGTCACCAGACTTTTTCTTTCCAATAATTGGATTTACAAAAACACCATCTCTTGTAGTAATTGATGTCTTTTGTAACATCTCATGTGCCACATGTGGTGGATTTCTTGTTTGGAATGCACAGATGGTTTTCCATCCAGCTTGTGCAAATGCTTCTCTTGTTTGCTTTGGAGTTAGTCTGTATTTTCTAATCTCAGTGTCTTTAGGTCTTTGAATATAGTCAATCTTTCCTGAAACAAGGTAATCTTTCATAGACATTGTCTTTGCAACACCTGGATGAGAAGAATCAGTTGTTCCATAGATGCCTTGTGATGTTTTTTCTTTATCAAAAGTATAGACTTCTTCAACGTTTAACACTGCAACGCCTACACCTTGTGGATTTTTTAATAGAACTTTACCTGACTCTTTCATTTTAGAACCTGTTTGTTCATCGACATCTAGTACGATAGGAATAGTCCATGCCAGATCATTTGCAAGTCTTCCTCTTGATACAACACTCTCAAAGTCTTGTTGGCCTAAGAATCCCTCTAATGGACTAAAGATTCCATCTGCAATATTCTCTACATCATTTGCTAAGTCTTCTGAAATTGTAATTGAGAATAATCCAGTAGGATCAACATTTGTAATTCTGTTAACTAGTACTCCACCATGTGGTTTGATTGAATCGTTTTCTGACATACTAATCCTCATTTTTACGCTCTATATGAAGGCCACACTCTTTGTGTTCTCCTTGTTCCCACCACCATCTTCCTGCTCGAATATCCTCTCCAGGTTTTATTGGTCTGGTACAAGGTTCACATCCAATACTAGGATAGCCTTTGTCAAGAAGGCTATTGTATGGCAAGTCATGTTTTTTGATATGTTCTTGAATTTGATCCCATGTCCAATCAATTATTGGATTAATCTTTAGAATGTCACCATGTCCATGATCAATCTGAAACATTGTTACGTCTTCTCTGATTTTGGTTTGTTCTCGTCTTAGTCCAGTAATCCATCCATCAAGAGTATTCAACATTTTATTCATTGGATGTACTTTACGTATTTCACAACATAGTTTTCTATTTTCAACGCTTTCATAGAATAAGTTTAGTCCTTTTTCTTTTACCATATCTTCAACTTCTTTAGTATCAGGAAATAACACTTCAATTGTTATATTGTATTTTTTCCTCAACACATCCATGATGTCATATGTCTCTTGAGGTAATCTGCCAGTGTCCAAAGTAAAAAATCTAAACTCTGGATTAATTTTTAACATCATATCCATTACAACTGCGTCTTCAGCACCAAAGCTAGAAGCTTTTGCAACTTTAGGATGAAGATTATCTGATACCCATTGAAGAGCCTCTTCAGCTGTCTTTATCTTTGAATTAAGATCATCTACTTGTTCTTGGGTAAATCTAGTCACACATTCACTTGAAGTATTTGTTTTATATTGATTACCCGAAGTTTTGTCCTAAATTATAAACAAGTAGATTTTCAAGTAGAAAATATGGATGAGACATCATATGTTATAGTTTTTCCAACTATATTTTCAAAAAATAAGATACCACAATTAATTTCAAATGTTAAAAAAATACTCAAGATAAAAAATCAACAATTCATATCTGTAAAACGTGATGGAGATATCATCTTAGTAGATGCTAATGATCCAGTTTTTGCATCATCTGCAATCAATATGCTATTTGGAATAAAAGAAATTGCAATTGCAAGACAAATAAAAAATAATTATCAAGATATTGTTTCTGAAATTACCTCGATAGGAGGTAATTTACTATTAAAAGGTGAAAAATTTCTAGTCAAAGTTGAAGGGATCTCAAAAGGATTTCTTGTAAAAGATGTAGAGATTGCAGCAACTTCAAGTATTATTGAAAAAAAATCAAAGTTAGGTGCTCATCCAGGAACAGAGCAAGGATATGACAAATTATTGTATACGTATTTGACAAAGAATAATGCATACATCTGTATTTTTTCGGATAAAGGAAAAGGAGGAATACCATATCAATCACAAAATGAAAAAACAATTTGTGCAGTATATGATGAATTATCAGCAGTTTCTTGTTATGAAACCATAAAGCAAGGATATGATACAAAGGTAATAGTTTGTTATAGACAAAAATCAGAACTGATGAATCTAGCTAAAATACTAAATCAGATAATTCCAAGATTAGTTCAAGAGAAAATAGAGTTAGAATTCTTTCATCTAAAAATAAACCCAAATGGAATTAAAAATTATTTGACATATGTAAATTCAATTTTGGAGATAATGTTGCAATTCCCAAATAAGCGAGTCTCATTGGCTATATCACCACAGATATTTTCATCAGATTTTATAGATAATTCTCTAAAACTAGTATTTTCCAAAAATAAAATTCCACTTACTCCATTATCGGGTGTAGATACAAGTTTGTTTGATGAAGCAAAAGAGATTGGATTAGAGAGAAACATCAACAAGTTAGAAAAAATTGTGACTGGTAGTTCAAAAGAAATACCTGTTTTTGCAAGAAAAGAGGTAGAAAATGCGCTAAAAACAAAAAAAGCCATTTCCATTCAAGTAGGACCAAATAATGTACATGACATTTTAGATTCATTAGAAGAGAATCATTGAGAATTTAAACAGCATTTTTGTTGCAATATTGTGCTCAAAATAGGTGAATTCATCTACCCATGGGGAAGTGGTCATTATTCTAGAATGATGAGGCTAAACGAAGTTCTCGGTGACCATATAAAAGAAGAATTTGAGATTCATTTTTCAAGCAAAGATCATGTATATGAAAAATTATTGAAGAAATTTCCAAATGAAAAAGAAAAGATTCATGAAATTTTGATGCCAACTCCAATTGATGGAAAGTTTGGTCCAAGTGTTTCAATGTCATTAATGAATTTGTTATTGCCAATTTCAAAAAATCCACCTTTAGTTAGACAAATTGCAAATTATCTCAGAGAAGAAAGAAAGCTCTACAACAAGGAAAAATTTGATTTGGTAATCAATGATGGGGATATGGGATCAAATATTTTAGCGAAAAATAGAAACATACCAAGTTTATTTATAACAAATCAGTTTAGACCAAGATTGTACAATTCTAGATCATATCTATACCCATCATTGATATTTGTTGCAAAACAAATTCAAAAAGCATCAAAGATTCTTGTTGCAGATTCTCCACCACCTTATACAATGTGTGAATATAATCTAAATTTCATAAAAGAAGCTGAAGATAAAGTAACGTATGTTGGTCACTTTACAAATAGTAAAAAAATTAAGAAAGTAGAAAGTTCCGCTCTTGAAAAATTGGTTGAAAATAATGAATTTGGTTACTGGATGAGAACTGGAAATAAATCAACAAATGATGGAACTGGTCAGAGATATGAAGAAGTTTTTCAACAAGATGAAATGAAAAATGAAAAGAGGATTATTTCTCATGCAAGAAATGATCCAAAAATTGATTCAGTCATAGGAAAAGATGGAAAAAGATATTCCATTACTGATGCATTAGATAAAAAAATAGATTGGATTCAAATTGATATCGGATTTCTTTCAGAACAAGAAAAAGATACAGTATTGGATTCATGCAAGTATGCTGTAGTAAATGGTTCACATACCGTAATGGGAGAAATTATGGGTGGAAAATCAAAACCAATTATTGGAATTCCCATCTATGATGAGCACACAAACAACATCAAATGGGCCGAAGAGAAGAATTTGGGAATACTAGCCACAAAAACAAAACAGGTAATTGAAGGAATAGTGAAAATTAAAGAGAATTACGAGAATTTTGAAGAGAATTTAGATGAATTTTCAAAGAATTTTGTCCCAAATGGGGCTGAAAATTCAGCAAAAATTGCTGCTCAAACCTTAGAAGAAAAGAGATAATACATTATTTTTAGAATTTCGCTCATCTGGCACGCGGGATTTCGATGGGCGAACGGACCGAAAGGGATGATGAAAAAATCCGCGTGTCAGATGTTTATCGATCAATTAACAATGTGGGAACGCTTTTATGGAAAAAATTAAGCCAAATCATCAGTGCCTAACTGTCCAGAATGTACACATAGAGAGAAAAAAAAGATTCAAGAAAAATACGAGTCTGAAGTTCCTGAAGAAGAAAGAAGCAGAGAAGATCTTTTCAAATTATACGATGAAATTGACATTCCAATGAAAATGGATGAGAAGAATAGAAGAAATTTTGTATGTAAGCGATGCGGTCTTTATGCCACTAGAGAACAAGTTTCAGACATTAGATACAAACTCAACCAAAAAGAAAGAACACGTGATGATAAACATGACGACTATTTAGAATGGTGGTCAAAAAGCAAAAAAGAAAAAGCTGAAAACTAGCGTGAGTTATTATGGTAAAAAAGAAAAAAGAAGATGAAATTCCTGAATGGGTTACTGATGAAATTCAAAATGCAAAATTCAAGAAACCTGAAGAATTAAAAAAATCAGGATATATCCTCGAATTTTATTATGAAGATAACAAGATTGATGTTCAATTGTATGATGCTGTAGAAGATGGCAGACATATTGTAACAATGGACGTTCCAAAAAGTGTCAAGATGGATGACTTGTTAAAAGGAGAAGTCTATGAGTTTGTTTTTGACCAACACAAAGCACCACTAAGCAAAAAAGTTTCAGAATATTTAGAAAAAGAAAAAGAGATCGAAATGAATGCAATTTATCAATTTGAATTAAAATCACTTGAATTGTTAGATGTAGGCTCCAATGAAGCCGAAGATGATGATGCTGAAGAATAATTCAGGATTTCTGTACAGAATCTAATTGTTTTTTGAAAGACTTTCCAATTATAGGATTTATGAAATAAGGAAATGTATGTTTTAGCCAAACAGCACTTCTAACTACAGAAGGAACAATAATTTCTAGTCTAGAAGAATTTGCAGCTTTTAGAATTGCTTTTGCAACAGTTTTGGAACTAAGCGATGTTGGAGAATATTTTGGTATTTTTACAAAAGAAGGGTGATCAAAAAAGTCTGTCCTGACCATTATAGGACTAACAACTGTGATTCCAACTCCAGTGCCATTTAGTTCATGTTTAAGGCCCTCTGAGAATCCAAGCATAGCAGACTTTGATGCACAGTAAGATGCAATTCCTGGAAGGCCAAAGCTAGCAGCAACAGAAGCTACGTTGACTATATGACCTGATTTTTTCTCCAACATTGATGGGAGAAAATTTTTAATGCAATACATCATTCCAAAATAATTTGTCTCCATTTGAGATTCTATTTCATCAATGGACAAGTCTTTAACAGAACCATATATTGCAAAACCTGCATTATTTACCAGTACATCAATAGAATGAAATTTTTCTAAAACGATTTTTGACATTTCTTTTACTTGTTCTTTGTCAGATACATCACATTTACAAACAAGTGTCGACACGTTGAATTTTAGTAATTCATTCTCAAGTTCCTCGAGTTTTTCTTTTCTTCTTGCAACTAAAATTATGTTGGCACCAAGTTTTGCAAATTCTATTGCACTTTGTTTTCCAATTCCAGATGAAGCCCCAGTAATCAAAATTGTTTTATTTTTGAAATCCACAAATCAAAAAAAATGTTTTAAGATAAAGTGGTTTCTATGTGGCTTGAGGTTTTGAGATTCTACTCAAAGCCAACTTTACTAAAAGTAACCAAGTAATAGCAATTGGTACATAGTATGTTGCAATTCTCCAGCCTATTACTGCATCCCAGGCTAGACCCCCTTGAGAAACATCAAAGTCAAATGGATTTAGATTGTTAAGGTATGCTACAATTCCAAATTCGGCAAGACCAGAACCACCAATAGTTATTGGAAGATTTCCAATTGCATTTGCACCCATTACAGCCATAATAGAATCAAATGCATTGATAACATATCCTGTTCCCATTGCAATTATCATAAATGAAATTCCATAAAATGACCAAGATGCAAGTGAAAACAAAAATGACACAGTAAAAACTTTCTTTGATTCAGACGTTTTTAGATTTTCTCTACTCATAGTACATACTTCTTCCATCCAAGAGTTTGTTTGCTCGATGTATTTTACTCCTTTTTCTTTTCCAAATCTTTTTGCCAGACTTCCCAAAACTTTAGGAACTTGGAATGTACGTTTAGAAGACAAGAAGAAGAGTACCATCCATAAAGCAGTTACAGTAATGCTAGTTCCCAAAACTACTGCGGCAACAACATATGCTCCATTTAGTAGTGCGATTA encodes the following:
- a CDS encoding glycosyltransferase, translated to MLKIGEFIYPWGSGHYSRMMRLNEVLGDHIKEEFEIHFSSKDHVYEKLLKKFPNEKEKIHEILMPTPIDGKFGPSVSMSLMNLLLPISKNPPLVRQIANYLREERKLYNKEKFDLVINDGDMGSNILAKNRNIPSLFITNQFRPRLYNSRSYLYPSLIFVAKQIQKASKILVADSPPPYTMCEYNLNFIKEAEDKVTYVGHFTNSKKIKKVESSALEKLVENNEFGYWMRTGNKSTNDGTGQRYEEVFQQDEMKNEKRIISHARNDPKIDSVIGKDGKRYSITDALDKKIDWIQIDIGFLSEQEKDTVLDSCKYAVVNGSHTVMGEIMGGKSKPIIGIPIYDEHTNNIKWAEEKNLGILATKTKQVIEGIVKIKENYENFEENLDEFSKNFVPNGAENSAKIAAQTLEEKR
- a CDS encoding SDR family oxidoreductase; translation: MDFKNKTILITGASSGIGKQSAIEFAKLGANIILVARRKEKLEELENELLKFNVSTLVCKCDVSDKEQVKEMSKIVLEKFHSIDVLVNNAGFAIYGSVKDLSIDEIESQMETNYFGMMYCIKNFLPSMLEKKSGHIVNVASVAASFGLPGIASYCASKSAMLGFSEGLKHELNGTGVGITVVSPIMVRTDFFDHPSFVKIPKYSPTSLSSKTVAKAILKAANSSRLEIIVPSVVRSAVWLKHTFPYFINPIIGKSFKKQLDSVQKS
- a CDS encoding lysylphosphatidylglycerol synthase transmembrane domain-containing protein: MNWRLVAIPVTLIPILIIAIQFDIKLEDVLAIGFFPFVGAVVAMMIKLGLQGVKFAYITRKYLGNFDSVLKLTGVRVGSEFIKFTTPMFIGAEFIVIYYLHKKGVKPSKSTWIAIMDIVTEVFAAGLLSIMAGIIALLNGAYVVAAVVLGTSITVTALWMVLFFLSSKRTFQVPKVLGSLAKRFGKEKGVKYIEQTNSWMEEVCTMSRENLKTSESKKVFTVSFLFSLASWSFYGISFMIIAMGTGYVINAFDSIMAVMGANAIGNLPITIGGSGLAEFGIVAYLNNLNPFDFDVSQGGLAWDAVIGWRIATYYVPIAITWLLLVKLALSRISKPQAT